Proteins encoded by one window of Fusobacterium perfoetens:
- a CDS encoding acetyl-CoA C-acetyltransferase, producing MSKVYLVTAKRTPIGSFLGSLKDVKPGDLGALVVKKIIDDTGINPADLDEVVMGNVLHAGHKQGIGRQVAIKAGIPQEVPGYSVNMICGSGLKSVYLAYCEIKSGQSNMIIAGGVESMSQAGFVLPASVRSGFKMGDLKLVDHMVSDGLTDAFHEYHMGITAENIAEKYSISREEQDEFAMNSQRKAIAAVDAGRFDDEIVPVPVKIKKQEVLFARDEHPNRKSTPEILAKLKTAFKKDGTVTAGNASGLNDGASAVLLASEEAVAKYNLKPMAEVYAVGQGGVDPAYMGLGPVPGIRDVLKKAGLKITDIELFELNEAFAAQSLGVLREVCEEHGVTKEWMLERTNVNGGAIALGHPIGASGNRILTTLAYEMEKRDLTYGLATLCIGGGMSVAVILKRNK from the coding sequence ATGTCAAAAGTATATTTAGTAACAGCTAAAAGAACACCAATCGGAAGTTTCTTAGGAAGTTTAAAAGATGTAAAACCTGGAGATTTAGGAGCATTAGTAGTAAAGAAAATAATCGATGATACAGGAATCAACCCTGCAGACTTAGATGAAGTAGTAATGGGAAATGTATTACATGCAGGACATAAACAAGGAATAGGAAGACAAGTAGCTATAAAAGCTGGAATACCTCAAGAAGTACCAGGATATTCAGTAAACATGATATGTGGATCTGGATTAAAATCAGTTTACTTAGCTTATTGCGAAATAAAATCAGGACAATCTAATATGATAATTGCTGGAGGAGTTGAATCAATGTCTCAAGCAGGATTCGTATTACCAGCATCAGTAAGATCAGGATTTAAAATGGGAGACTTAAAATTAGTTGACCACATGGTATCTGATGGATTAACAGATGCATTCCATGAATATCACATGGGAATTACAGCAGAAAATATCGCTGAAAAATATTCTATTTCTAGAGAAGAGCAAGATGAGTTTGCTATGAACTCTCAAAGAAAAGCAATAGCAGCTGTTGATGCTGGAAGATTTGATGATGAAATAGTTCCAGTTCCAGTAAAAATCAAAAAACAAGAAGTTCTATTTGCTAGAGATGAACACCCTAACAGAAAATCAACTCCAGAAATCTTAGCTAAATTAAAAACAGCATTTAAAAAAGATGGAACAGTTACAGCAGGAAACGCTTCTGGATTAAACGATGGAGCATCAGCTGTATTATTAGCATCTGAAGAAGCAGTAGCTAAATATAACTTAAAACCAATGGCTGAAGTTTATGCAGTTGGACAAGGTGGAGTAGACCCAGCATATATGGGACTTGGACCAGTTCCTGGAATCAGAGACGTATTGAAAAAAGCTGGATTAAAAATAACTGATATAGAATTATTTGAATTAAACGAAGCTTTCGCAGCTCAATCTCTTGGAGTTTTAAGAGAAGTTTGTGAAGAGCACGGAGTAACAAAAGAATGGATGTTAGAAAGAACTAACGTTAACGGAGGAGCAATTGCATTAGGACACCCTATTGGAGCTTCTGGAAACAGAATTCTAACAACTCTTGCTTATGAAATGGAAAAAAGAGATTTAACTTACGGATTAGCAACTCTATGTATCGGTGGAGGGATGTCAGTAGCAGTTATCTTAAAAAGAAATAAATAA
- a CDS encoding acyl-CoA dehydrogenase — MEFNIPKTHELFRQMIREFAEKEVKPLAAEVDEEERFPVETVKKMAEIGIMGIPVPKEYGGAGGDNLMYAMAVEELSRVCGTTGVIVSAHTSLGTWPILHFGTEEQKQKYIPGLAKGEKIGAFGLTEPNAGTDAAGQQTTAVLDPETNEWIINGSKIFITNAGYADVYVIFAMTDRSKGLKGISAFIIEKGTPGFTIGKKEKKLGIRGSATCELIFENARIPKENLLGQEGKGFKIAMMTLDGGRIGIASQALGIAQGALDETVAYTKERKQFGRSIAKFQNTQFQMADLDVKVEAARLLVYKAAWKESAGLPYTLDAARAKLFAAETAMEVTTKAVQFHGGYGYTREYPVERMMRDAKITEIYEGTSEVQRMVIAGHLFK, encoded by the coding sequence ATGGAATTCAATATACCTAAAACACATGAACTTTTCAGACAAATGATAAGAGAATTTGCTGAAAAAGAAGTAAAACCTTTAGCTGCAGAGGTTGACGAAGAAGAAAGATTCCCAGTAGAAACTGTTAAAAAAATGGCAGAAATAGGAATAATGGGAATACCAGTACCAAAAGAATATGGAGGAGCTGGAGGAGATAACTTAATGTACGCTATGGCAGTAGAAGAGTTATCTAGAGTATGCGGAACTACAGGAGTTATAGTTTCTGCTCATACATCTCTTGGAACTTGGCCAATTCTTCATTTTGGAACTGAAGAACAAAAACAAAAATATATCCCTGGATTAGCAAAAGGTGAAAAAATAGGGGCATTTGGATTAACTGAACCTAACGCAGGAACTGACGCTGCTGGACAACAAACAACAGCTGTATTAGATCCAGAAACTAACGAATGGATAATCAACGGTTCAAAAATATTCATAACAAACGCAGGATATGCTGATGTATATGTAATATTTGCAATGACAGACAGAAGCAAAGGATTAAAAGGAATTTCTGCTTTCATAATTGAAAAAGGAACTCCTGGATTCACAATCGGTAAAAAAGAGAAAAAACTTGGAATCAGAGGATCTGCTACTTGTGAATTAATATTTGAAAATGCTAGAATACCAAAAGAAAACCTATTAGGACAAGAAGGAAAAGGATTCAAAATTGCTATGATGACTCTTGACGGAGGAAGAATAGGAATCGCTTCTCAAGCACTTGGAATCGCTCAAGGAGCTTTAGATGAAACAGTTGCTTACACTAAAGAAAGAAAACAATTTGGAAGATCTATAGCTAAATTCCAAAATACTCAATTCCAAATGGCTGACTTAGATGTTAAAGTTGAAGCAGCTAGATTATTAGTATACAAAGCAGCTTGGAAAGAAAGCGCTGGATTACCTTATACACTAGACGCTGCAAGAGCAAAATTATTTGCTGCTGAAACAGCTATGGAAGTAACAACTAAAGCAGTTCAATTCCACGGTGGATACGGATACACAAGAGAATATCCAGTAGAAAGAATGATGAGAGACGCTAAAATAACTGAAATCTATGAAGGAACTTCAGAAGTTCAAAGAATGGTTATAGCAGGACACTTATTCAAATAG
- a CDS encoding electron transfer flavoprotein subunit beta/FixA family protein, translating into MKIVVCIKQVPDTTEIKLDPVKGTLIRDGVPSIMNPDDKGGLEEALKLKDLYGAHVTVITMGPPQADAILREAYAMGVDRAILLTDRRFAGADTLATSNALAAALRELDYDLIIAGRQAIDGDTAQVGPQIAEHLGIPQISYLKEMKYNEEANTITVKRVIEDGYYLLETQLPALVTVLSEANSPRYMRVGGIVDAFDKEVEVWTVDNVKIEVEKLGLKGSPTQVKKSFTKGAKQAGKVFDDLDAKQAADLIVEKLKEKFVI; encoded by the coding sequence ATGAAAATAGTAGTTTGTATAAAACAAGTTCCAGATACAACTGAGATAAAACTTGATCCAGTAAAAGGAACATTAATCAGAGACGGAGTTCCAAGTATAATGAACCCTGACGATAAAGGTGGATTAGAAGAAGCTTTAAAATTAAAAGACTTATATGGAGCACATGTAACAGTTATAACAATGGGACCACCTCAAGCTGACGCTATCTTAAGAGAAGCTTACGCTATGGGTGTAGATAGAGCTATCCTATTAACAGACAGAAGATTTGCTGGAGCAGATACATTAGCTACATCTAATGCACTTGCAGCAGCTTTAAGAGAATTAGATTATGATTTAATAATCGCAGGAAGACAAGCAATCGACGGAGATACTGCACAAGTTGGTCCACAAATTGCTGAACACTTAGGAATACCTCAAATATCTTATTTAAAAGAAATGAAATACAATGAAGAAGCTAACACAATAACTGTAAAAAGAGTTATTGAAGATGGATACTACTTATTAGAAACTCAATTACCAGCATTAGTAACTGTATTATCTGAAGCTAACAGCCCAAGATACATGAGAGTTGGTGGAATAGTTGACGCTTTCGATAAAGAAGTTGAAGTTTGGACAGTTGACAATGTAAAAATTGAAGTTGAAAAACTTGGATTAAAAGGTTCTCCAACTCAAGTTAAAAAATCATTTACTAAAGGAGCTAAACAAGCTGGAAAAGTATTTGATGACTTAGATGCTAAACAAGCAGCAGACTTAATTGTAGAAAAATTAAAAGAAAAATTCGTTATATAA